In the Agrococcus sp. Marseille-Q4369 genome, one interval contains:
- a CDS encoding MGMT family protein — protein MDARRELIVERVLRCVELVPRGRVASYGAIAAICGIGPRQVGSIMRHYGSGVPWWRITSHAGDIGGDHHDAARPIWTDEGIELKPNGLGCRYADYAADMAELERRWREAVADLPDPDAVDLDASA, from the coding sequence ATGGACGCCCGTCGCGAGCTCATCGTCGAGCGGGTGCTGCGCTGCGTCGAGCTCGTGCCGCGCGGCCGCGTCGCCTCCTACGGCGCCATCGCGGCGATCTGCGGCATCGGCCCGCGGCAGGTCGGCTCGATCATGCGGCACTACGGCTCGGGCGTCCCGTGGTGGCGGATCACGAGCCACGCGGGCGACATCGGCGGTGACCACCACGATGCGGCGCGCCCGATCTGGACGGACGAGGGCATCGAGCTCAAGCCGAACGGGCTCGGCTGCCGCTACGCCGACTACGCCGCCGACATGGCCGAGCTCGAGCGGCGCTGGCGGGAGGCGGTCGCAGACCTGCCGGACCCCGACGCGGTCGACCTCGACGCATCCGCCTGA
- a CDS encoding alpha/beta fold hydrolase codes for MLLAIHGLGSDSSAMRDYLGGAVPPGVRVLAPDLRAHGANPLIGEPADFALEALAAEVGDELVRFGDGSPVTIVGVSLGAALAAMIARSGRFPLDRVALVRPAFTHEPLPANLAIFPVIGRLLESHRPRRALAELHRAGAWRAIALESLAHARGLEAQLTQPRAAERRIRLLEIPRNAAYRPGELRIPAPTVVLASERDPVHPLHVAEAWRDELGTRMLVSPARDDGEAAMHAWFREQLGSFLVGIR; via the coding sequence ATGCTCCTCGCCATCCACGGGCTCGGGTCGGACTCGAGCGCGATGCGCGACTACCTCGGGGGCGCCGTGCCGCCGGGCGTGCGCGTGCTGGCACCCGACCTGCGGGCGCACGGCGCGAATCCGCTCATCGGCGAGCCGGCCGACTTCGCGCTCGAAGCGCTCGCCGCTGAGGTGGGCGACGAGCTCGTCCGCTTCGGCGACGGCTCGCCGGTGACGATCGTGGGCGTCTCGCTCGGCGCGGCACTCGCGGCGATGATCGCCCGCTCCGGCCGCTTCCCGCTCGACCGGGTCGCGCTCGTGCGGCCTGCGTTCACGCACGAGCCGCTGCCCGCGAACCTCGCCATCTTCCCCGTCATCGGCCGACTGCTCGAGTCGCACCGGCCGCGGCGAGCGCTCGCCGAGCTGCACCGCGCCGGTGCGTGGCGCGCGATCGCGCTCGAGTCGCTCGCGCACGCGCGGGGGCTCGAGGCGCAGCTCACCCAGCCGCGCGCCGCCGAGCGACGGATCCGCCTGCTCGAGATCCCGCGGAACGCCGCCTACCGCCCCGGTGAGCTGCGCATCCCGGCCCCCACGGTCGTGCTCGCGAGCGAGCGCGACCCCGTGCATCCGCTGCACGTCGCCGAGGCGTGGCGCGACGAGCTCGGCACCCGGATGCTCGTCTCTCCCGCGCGCGACGACGGCGAGGCCGCGATGCACGCGTGGTTCCGCGAGCAGCTCGGGAGCTTCCTCGTCGGCATCCGCTGA
- a CDS encoding response regulator transcription factor, whose translation MTDTAQQKLRAQPRLTRQDGSPIRIVVVDDEQSLADLVAMGLKYEGWDVKTAANGQQALQAVREFRPDAVVLDIMLPDIDGLTVLQRLRSAGFDVPVLFLTAKDSLDDRVAGLTAGGDDYVTKPFGLEEVVARLRGLIRRTATAAEESSVLWVGDLMMDEDSYEVRRGGKQIDLTATEFELLRYLMRNPRRVLSKAQILDRVWSYDFGGRASVVELYISYLRKKIDTLGPPMIHTVRGVGYQLRAAE comes from the coding sequence ATGACCGACACCGCTCAGCAGAAGCTGCGGGCGCAGCCCCGCCTCACCCGCCAGGACGGCTCGCCCATCCGCATCGTGGTCGTCGACGACGAGCAGAGCCTCGCCGACCTCGTCGCGATGGGCCTCAAGTACGAGGGCTGGGACGTCAAGACCGCCGCCAACGGCCAGCAGGCCCTGCAAGCGGTGCGCGAGTTCCGCCCCGACGCCGTCGTGCTCGACATCATGCTCCCCGACATCGACGGGCTCACCGTGCTCCAGCGCCTGCGCTCGGCGGGCTTCGACGTGCCCGTGCTCTTCCTCACCGCGAAGGACTCGCTCGACGACCGCGTCGCGGGGCTCACCGCCGGCGGCGACGACTACGTGACGAAGCCCTTCGGCCTCGAGGAGGTCGTCGCGCGCCTCCGCGGCCTCATCCGCCGCACCGCGACGGCCGCCGAGGAGTCGAGCGTGCTCTGGGTCGGCGACCTCATGATGGACGAGGACTCCTACGAGGTGCGCCGCGGCGGCAAGCAGATCGACCTCACCGCGACCGAGTTCGAGCTGCTGCGCTACCTCATGCGCAACCCGCGCCGCGTGCTCTCGAAGGCGCAGATCCTCGACCGCGTGTGGTCGTACGACTTCGGCGGCCGCGCGAGCGTCGTCGAGCTCTACATCTCCTACCTCCGCAAGAAGATCGACACCCTCGGCCCGCCCATGATCCACACGGTGCGCGGCGTCGGCTACCAGCTGCGCGCGGCCGAGTGA
- a CDS encoding phosphotransferase, protein MSSCRSTSPSSHARTAPDARLAGEQAWIAAIAAETDVCVPEPVRAPDGRWCVEVDAPAVGRSLLVTAASWLDGRDAEPLEPASARALGRTMATLHLHAETWQPPRDGALPPLTEPLFGDEDALDSAPDLRPQERAVLAEARERTGEAFARLHEGASLRALHADLHGGNLKWHDGSLAVFDFDDAGIGLPVLGLAISTYYLRGEDPALEAALRDSYAQVAPVPPVAHADLEALVAARQLLLANALLITTTAGWRAEAERYAHTAAARLEHWLRTGTFTCALA, encoded by the coding sequence ATGTCGAGCTGCAGATCCACCTCTCCATCGTCCCACGCGCGGACCGCTCCGGATGCCCGGCTCGCTGGCGAGCAGGCGTGGATCGCCGCGATCGCGGCGGAGACCGACGTCTGCGTCCCCGAGCCGGTGCGCGCGCCGGATGGGCGGTGGTGCGTCGAGGTGGACGCGCCCGCGGTCGGACGGTCGCTGCTCGTCACCGCCGCATCCTGGCTCGACGGCCGGGACGCCGAGCCGCTCGAGCCCGCGTCGGCGCGTGCGCTCGGCCGCACCATGGCGACGCTGCACCTGCACGCCGAGACGTGGCAACCGCCGCGCGACGGCGCGCTCCCGCCGCTCACCGAGCCGCTCTTCGGCGATGAGGACGCGCTGGATTCCGCCCCGGACCTGCGGCCGCAGGAGCGTGCCGTGCTCGCTGAGGCCCGCGAGCGGACGGGCGAGGCATTCGCGCGCCTGCACGAGGGCGCGTCGTTGCGAGCCCTCCACGCCGACCTGCACGGCGGCAACCTCAAGTGGCACGACGGCAGCCTCGCGGTGTTCGACTTCGATGACGCGGGCATCGGCCTGCCCGTGCTCGGCCTGGCGATCTCGACCTACTACCTGCGCGGCGAGGACCCTGCGCTGGAGGCGGCGCTCCGCGACAGCTACGCGCAGGTCGCTCCCGTGCCTCCGGTCGCGCATGCCGATCTCGAGGCGCTCGTGGCGGCACGCCAGCTGCTGCTCGCGAACGCGCTGCTCATCACGACGACAGCGGGTTGGCGAGCCGAGGCGGAGCGCTACGCGCACACGGCGGCGGCGCGGCTCGAGCACTGGCTGCGCACCGGCACCTTCACGTGCGCGCTCGCATGA
- a CDS encoding HAMP domain-containing sensor histidine kinase: MAQLGRRIQNPSSWSLRRRLLVVVVALFALLTAAVAIASVMTMRVVLETRIDEQLREFSERTSVSVARALSTGERPTVDPSATPTGALLAIEEQSGELGDNFIMNRLGQRFALSERDQRVVLGAETDVVTSASLPSYGSYRTVATQVGQVRVIVGLSMAEANQTLAALAFVIAVAAAAALAIVLVLADSIIRRALRPLTAVISTAERISQLPLASGDAQLTNRVHIDDPASEVDRVQESMNRMLAHIQEAFDARALSERRVRQFVADASHELRTPLAAVRGYAEITRKHDGELRPDSKESLERIEAAARRMQALVDDLLLLARLDEGRELQRAEVDLSLLVVEAVADAQAAGPAHPISLMLPDEPVAVTGDALRLQQVVANLLANARVHTPDGTAIDVTLRTEPGEAVIEIVDAGPGIPEEQQRTVFERFARGDRSRSRETGSSGLGLAIVQALVDAHQGSIALESRPGRTAFTVRLPLMEAADAAGLRDASVVP, translated from the coding sequence GTGGCTCAGCTGGGCAGACGCATCCAGAACCCGTCGTCGTGGTCGCTGCGACGGCGGCTGCTGGTCGTGGTCGTCGCGCTCTTCGCGCTGCTCACGGCCGCGGTCGCGATCGCGAGCGTCATGACGATGCGCGTCGTGCTCGAGACGCGCATCGACGAGCAGCTGCGCGAGTTCTCGGAGCGCACGAGCGTGTCCGTCGCCCGCGCGCTCTCGACCGGCGAGCGGCCGACGGTCGACCCGAGCGCGACGCCCACCGGGGCCCTGCTCGCGATCGAGGAGCAGTCTGGCGAGCTCGGCGACAACTTCATCATGAACCGGCTCGGGCAGCGCTTCGCGCTCTCGGAGCGCGATCAGCGCGTGGTGCTCGGGGCGGAGACGGACGTCGTCACGAGCGCGAGCCTGCCGAGCTACGGCTCCTACCGCACGGTCGCGACCCAGGTCGGGCAGGTGCGCGTCATCGTCGGACTGTCGATGGCGGAGGCGAACCAGACCCTCGCGGCGCTCGCGTTCGTCATCGCTGTCGCGGCCGCCGCCGCGCTCGCGATCGTGCTCGTGCTCGCCGACTCGATCATCCGGCGCGCGCTGCGTCCGCTCACGGCCGTCATCTCGACCGCCGAGCGCATCTCGCAGCTGCCGCTCGCCTCGGGCGACGCGCAGCTGACGAACCGCGTGCACATCGACGACCCGGCTTCCGAGGTCGACCGCGTGCAGGAGTCGATGAACCGGATGCTCGCGCACATCCAGGAGGCCTTCGACGCGCGGGCGCTCAGCGAGCGGCGCGTGCGGCAGTTCGTCGCGGATGCGTCGCACGAGCTGCGCACGCCGCTCGCGGCCGTGCGGGGCTACGCCGAGATCACGCGCAAGCACGACGGCGAGCTGCGGCCCGACAGCAAGGAGTCGCTCGAGCGCATCGAGGCGGCCGCGCGCCGCATGCAGGCGCTCGTCGACGACCTGCTGCTGCTCGCGCGGCTCGACGAGGGCCGCGAGCTGCAGCGCGCCGAGGTCGACCTGTCGCTGCTCGTCGTCGAGGCCGTCGCCGATGCGCAGGCGGCCGGCCCCGCGCATCCGATCTCCCTCATGCTCCCCGACGAGCCCGTCGCGGTCACGGGCGATGCGCTGCGGCTGCAGCAAGTGGTGGCGAACCTGCTCGCGAACGCGCGGGTCCACACGCCCGACGGCACCGCGATCGACGTCACGCTGCGCACCGAGCCGGGGGAGGCGGTGATTGAGATCGTCGACGCCGGCCCCGGCATCCCCGAGGAGCAGCAGCGCACGGTCTTCGAGCGCTTCGCGCGCGGCGACCGGTCGCGGTCGCGCGAGACCGGCTCGTCGGGGCTCGGGCTCGCGATCGTGCAAGCCCTCGTCGACGCGCACCAGGGCTCGATCGCGCTCGAGAGCCGGCCGGGCCGCACGGCGTTCACGGTGCGGCTGCCGCTCATGGAGGCGGCTGACGCGGCGGGCTTGCGCGACGCATCCGTCGTGCCGTAG
- a CDS encoding YqaJ viral recombinase family protein: MDLQLDIFGDEARLASHTSRILAYSSDRIAWLRARSGGVTATDAARLSTQRSITAVAREKTSLRGFSGNAFTDHGRAREPHIARWVHDHFSLLPSDALFHAAPDRRHLATPDCVSDDGAVLAEIKTTSRPFEKIPRSYLRQIWWQQYVLGADRTLFVWEHHVDFVPVGPPRHQWVERDEDEIAMLVDRADQLLQLLAR; encoded by the coding sequence GTGGATCTGCAGCTCGACATCTTCGGCGACGAGGCCCGCCTCGCGTCGCACACGAGCCGCATCCTCGCCTACTCGAGCGACCGCATCGCGTGGCTCCGCGCGCGCTCGGGCGGCGTGACCGCGACCGACGCGGCGCGGCTCAGCACGCAGCGCTCGATCACCGCCGTCGCACGCGAGAAGACGAGCCTGCGCGGCTTCAGCGGCAACGCGTTCACCGATCACGGCCGCGCGCGCGAGCCCCACATCGCGCGCTGGGTGCACGACCACTTCTCGCTGCTGCCCTCGGATGCGCTCTTCCACGCCGCGCCGGATCGCCGCCACCTCGCGACGCCCGACTGCGTGAGCGACGACGGCGCGGTGCTCGCCGAGATCAAGACGACCTCGCGGCCGTTCGAGAAGATCCCGAGGAGCTACTTGCGGCAGATCTGGTGGCAGCAGTACGTGCTCGGCGCCGACCGCACGCTGTTCGTGTGGGAGCACCACGTCGACTTCGTGCCCGTCGGGCCGCCCCGGCACCAGTGGGTCGAGCGCGACGAGGACGAGATCGCGATGCTCGTCGATCGCGCCGACCAGCTGCTGCAGCTGCTGGCGCGCTGA
- a CDS encoding NADP-dependent oxidoreductase codes for MRAVLVREFGPTDGVEIGEVDAPRGLGTEVIVDVHAAGMNPIDFKTVLGKGAAKAVEPLLPWVPGGDVAGTVAEAPYEAHDLQPGDAVYGIANHWRTRGTYAEQVVVPSLALAPKPESLSFEEAAAVPCAALTAWDAVVRIAKARAGQRILIHAGAGGVGHFAVQFAKYFGATVATTVSTRNVDFARSLGADEVVDYTQARFEDALQKVDVVVDLIGNVADDTGTRSLDVLKHGGLYLNVPTGSWPEYASAAAERGLRASAVKVESDGSNLGIIGRLIDAGDVRVEVQHAYPLERVREAFAELQGGHVRGKLVLTVR; via the coding sequence ATGCGAGCAGTGCTGGTGCGGGAGTTCGGCCCGACCGACGGCGTGGAGATCGGCGAGGTGGATGCGCCGCGGGGGCTGGGCACCGAGGTGATCGTCGACGTGCACGCCGCGGGCATGAACCCGATCGACTTCAAGACCGTGCTCGGCAAGGGCGCGGCGAAGGCGGTCGAGCCGCTGCTGCCGTGGGTGCCGGGCGGCGACGTCGCCGGCACCGTCGCCGAGGCGCCCTACGAGGCGCACGACCTACAGCCGGGCGACGCCGTCTACGGCATCGCGAACCACTGGCGCACGCGCGGCACCTACGCCGAGCAGGTCGTCGTGCCGAGCCTCGCGCTCGCGCCGAAGCCCGAGTCGCTCAGCTTCGAGGAGGCCGCGGCGGTGCCGTGCGCGGCGCTCACCGCGTGGGACGCGGTCGTGCGCATCGCGAAGGCGCGCGCCGGGCAGCGCATCCTCATCCACGCCGGCGCGGGCGGCGTCGGCCACTTCGCCGTGCAGTTCGCGAAGTACTTCGGCGCGACCGTCGCGACGACCGTCTCGACGCGCAACGTCGACTTCGCGCGCTCGCTCGGCGCCGACGAGGTCGTCGACTACACGCAGGCCAGGTTCGAGGACGCGCTGCAGAAGGTCGACGTCGTCGTCGACCTCATCGGCAACGTCGCCGACGACACCGGCACGCGCTCGCTCGACGTGCTCAAGCACGGCGGCCTCTACCTCAACGTGCCCACCGGCTCGTGGCCCGAGTACGCCTCCGCGGCCGCCGAGCGGGGCCTGCGCGCCTCGGCGGTCAAGGTCGAGTCCGACGGCTCCAACCTCGGCATCATCGGACGCCTCATCGACGCGGGCGACGTGCGCGTCGAGGTGCAGCACGCCTACCCCCTCGAGCGCGTGCGCGAGGCGTTCGCCGAGCTGCAGGGCGGCCACGTGCGCGGCAAGCTCGTGCTCACGGTGCGCTGA
- a CDS encoding DUF998 domain-containing protein, producing MPPHRRLDAVVAMLAVASLVAGAVVIGDARAMYERFLYISELGAQYMHSAGQFQIGFGLVVAGILLVAVVVRDVRTRLPVLRRWAPAASLVVAGALFGFAAAVPCSPGCPTLLGPEAELRDWAHIVAAVLAFAAGCTAMLQFATADDRWVARLSIVGGLAVGIIAATGGLLSLTGGNTDVGSTLEFVAAGIGVLWLIAVAVVHSVPVNRADASAPPVRRAGGAVPAGAAALRLGGELARD from the coding sequence GTGCCGCCGCACCGCCGCCTGGACGCCGTCGTCGCGATGCTCGCCGTCGCGAGCCTCGTCGCGGGCGCGGTCGTGATCGGCGACGCCCGCGCGATGTACGAGCGGTTCCTCTACATCTCCGAGCTCGGCGCCCAGTACATGCACTCCGCCGGGCAGTTCCAGATCGGCTTCGGGCTCGTCGTGGCCGGCATCCTGCTCGTCGCGGTCGTCGTGCGCGACGTGCGCACGCGGCTCCCGGTGCTGCGCCGCTGGGCGCCCGCCGCCTCCCTCGTCGTGGCGGGGGCGCTGTTCGGCTTCGCGGCCGCCGTGCCGTGCTCGCCGGGCTGCCCGACGCTCCTCGGGCCCGAGGCCGAGCTGCGCGACTGGGCGCACATCGTCGCCGCCGTGCTCGCCTTCGCGGCGGGCTGCACCGCGATGCTGCAGTTCGCGACCGCCGACGATCGCTGGGTCGCGCGGCTCTCGATCGTCGGCGGCCTCGCCGTCGGCATCATCGCCGCGACCGGCGGCCTGCTCTCGCTCACGGGCGGCAACACCGACGTCGGCTCGACGCTCGAGTTCGTCGCCGCGGGCATCGGCGTGCTCTGGCTCATCGCGGTGGCGGTCGTGCACTCCGTGCCCGTGAACAGGGCGGATGCGTCGGCGCCGCCCGTGCGGAGGGCCGGCGGTGCCGTGCCGGCCGGTGCCGCGGCGCTGCGGCTCGGCGGCGAGCTCGCGCGCGACTGA
- a CDS encoding ABC transporter ATP-binding protein, translating to MTMMRGGGGRVAMRDEAAQRAANADAPRVPNLGRRILALFEPHRAQIVLTIVLVLVVATIAVFPPLLTQRVFDEALFPLDGSGPDLRLLWILVGIMVALWVSSSLLGIWQTLITSKVGNRVMGQLRVSLFDKLQSMELAFFTRTKTGVIQSRLQNDVGGVASVLSNTVSSVVGNTVTVIASLVTMLILSWQLTIMAVLLTPVLVLLQRRVGQVRARIATQTQESLSEMTAITQEALSVSGILLAKAFGRQRDESRRYQDENDRQVGLQVRLTMSGQTFFALVSIFISVLPAVVYVLAGYLIVGGDTGITAGTLVAFTTVQARLLMPLMGLLRVGLDLQTSGALFARIFEYLDLQPAITPPATPKPIEPARLGEVQFDDVRFRYPDAKADEPNTLDGISFTLEPGTFAAFVGPSGAGKTTIGYLLPRLHEVTGGAVRFAGTDVREIDPAVLTDNIGIVSQEPYLFHASIAENLRYAKPDATEEELDAATRAASIYDTIHRFPDGYDTIVGERGYRLSGGEKQRIAIARVLLKDPAVLVLDEATSALDTVSERVVQAALDEAARGRTTLAIAHRLSTIRHADVIFVIDRGRIVERGTHEALLAADGTYATLFAQQSTHA from the coding sequence ATGACCATGATGCGGGGCGGCGGGGGTCGCGTGGCGATGCGCGACGAGGCCGCCCAGCGCGCCGCGAACGCGGACGCGCCCCGCGTGCCGAACCTCGGCCGACGCATCCTCGCCCTCTTCGAGCCCCACCGCGCGCAGATCGTGCTGACGATCGTGCTCGTGCTCGTCGTCGCCACGATCGCGGTGTTCCCGCCGCTGCTGACGCAGCGCGTCTTCGACGAGGCGCTCTTCCCCCTCGACGGCTCGGGGCCCGACCTGCGGCTGCTGTGGATCCTCGTCGGCATCATGGTGGCGCTGTGGGTCTCGTCGAGCCTGCTCGGCATCTGGCAGACGCTCATCACCTCGAAGGTCGGCAACCGGGTGATGGGGCAGCTGCGGGTGTCGCTGTTCGACAAGCTGCAGAGCATGGAGCTCGCGTTCTTCACGCGCACGAAGACGGGCGTCATCCAGTCGCGGCTGCAGAACGACGTCGGCGGCGTCGCGAGCGTGCTCTCCAACACCGTCTCGTCGGTCGTCGGCAACACCGTCACCGTCATCGCGAGCCTCGTGACGATGCTCATCCTGTCGTGGCAGCTGACGATCATGGCGGTGCTGCTCACTCCGGTGCTCGTGCTGCTGCAGCGCCGCGTCGGGCAGGTGCGCGCGCGCATCGCGACGCAGACGCAGGAGTCGCTGAGCGAGATGACCGCGATCACGCAGGAGGCGCTGTCGGTCTCGGGCATCCTGCTCGCGAAGGCGTTCGGCCGCCAGCGCGACGAGTCGCGCCGCTACCAGGACGAGAACGACCGGCAGGTCGGGCTGCAGGTGCGCCTGACGATGAGCGGCCAGACGTTCTTCGCACTCGTGTCGATCTTCATCTCGGTGCTGCCCGCGGTCGTCTACGTGCTCGCCGGCTACCTCATCGTCGGGGGCGACACCGGCATCACCGCCGGCACGCTCGTCGCGTTCACGACCGTGCAGGCGCGACTGCTCATGCCGCTCATGGGCCTGCTGCGCGTCGGCCTCGACCTGCAGACCTCTGGCGCGCTCTTCGCCCGCATCTTCGAGTACCTCGACCTGCAGCCGGCGATCACGCCGCCCGCGACGCCCAAGCCGATCGAGCCCGCGCGGCTCGGCGAGGTGCAGTTCGACGACGTGCGCTTCCGCTACCCCGACGCGAAGGCGGATGAGCCGAACACGCTCGACGGCATCTCGTTCACGCTCGAGCCCGGCACGTTCGCCGCGTTCGTCGGGCCATCGGGCGCGGGCAAGACGACGATCGGCTACCTGCTGCCCCGGCTCCACGAAGTCACCGGGGGAGCGGTGCGCTTCGCCGGCACCGACGTGCGCGAGATCGACCCGGCGGTGCTCACCGACAACATCGGCATCGTGAGCCAGGAGCCCTACCTCTTCCACGCATCCATCGCCGAGAACCTCCGCTACGCCAAACCCGACGCGACCGAGGAGGAGCTCGACGCCGCGACGCGCGCGGCGAGCATCTACGACACGATCCACCGCTTCCCCGACGGCTACGACACGATCGTCGGCGAGCGCGGCTACCGGCTCTCGGGCGGCGAGAAGCAGCGCATCGCCATCGCGCGCGTGCTGCTCAAGGACCCGGCGGTGCTCGTGCTCGACGAGGCGACGAGCGCGCTCGACACCGTCTCGGAGCGCGTCGTGCAAGCGGCGCTCGACGAGGCCGCGCGCGGCCGCACGACGCTCGCGATCGCCCACCGGCTCTCGACCATCCGGCACGCCGACGTCATCTTCGTCATCGATCGCGGCCGCATCGTCGAGCGCGGCACGCACGAGGCGCTGCTCGCGGCGGACGGCACCTACGCGACGCTCTTCGCCCAGCAGTCGACGCACGCGTAG
- the rplJ gene encoding 50S ribosomal protein L10 — MANKEAAVAELSNLFETSNAVLLTEYRGLTVGQLKTLRRSISEHATYAVVKNTLTKIAANKAGIDAFDDSLVGPSAIAFVHGDPVAVAKELRAFAKANPALVVKNGFFDGNPLSTDDVNKLADLESREVLLAKLAGAFKASLFGAAYMFNAPLAQAARAVDALRVKQESAAE; from the coding sequence ATGGCGAACAAGGAAGCTGCGGTCGCCGAGCTCTCGAACCTCTTCGAGACCTCGAACGCCGTTCTGCTGACCGAGTACCGCGGTCTCACCGTCGGCCAGCTGAAGACGCTGCGCCGATCGATCAGTGAGCACGCGACGTACGCCGTGGTGAAGAACACGCTCACCAAGATCGCTGCCAACAAGGCTGGCATCGACGCGTTCGACGACTCGCTCGTCGGCCCGTCGGCGATCGCATTCGTGCACGGCGACCCTGTCGCCGTCGCGAAGGAGCTGCGTGCCTTCGCCAAGGCGAACCCGGCGCTCGTGGTCAAGAACGGTTTCTTCGACGGGAACCCGCTCTCGACCGACGACGTCAACAAGCTCGCCGATCTCGAGTCGCGGGAGGTGCTGCTGGCCAAGCTGGCCGGTGCCTTCAAGGCCTCGCTGTTCGGCGCTGCGTACATGTTCAACGCCCCGCTCGCCCAGGCCGCTCGCGCGGTCGACGCGCTGCGGGTCAAGCAGGAGTCCGCGGCCGAGTAA
- a CDS encoding cystathionine beta-synthase, which produces MHYAESVLETIGNTPLVRLSKVTEGIAATVLAKVEFLNPGGSVKDRIAQAMIEDAEAKGLLRPGGTIVEPTSGNTGVGLALVAQQKGYRCVFVCPDKVAEDKRATLRAYGAKVVVTPTSVAPDSPESYYGVANRLTDEIEGAFQPNQFFNPAAPAAHEASTGPEIWRDTDGRVTHFVTGVGTGGTITGTARFLKRASDGAVRIIGADPEGSIYSGGTGRPYLVEGVGEDMWPGNYDPSVVDEVIAIGDAESFAMARRLAREEGLLAGGSSGMAVAAALRVARGLPADAVVVVLLPDSGRGYLQKLYSDSWMRSHGFADADTGPTVRDVLAGMGAEPSVLAHVRPSDTVRAAIERMRELGVHQLPVLRAAPPVVLGEVAGAVDERALLDAVVAERASLADPVGEHLGPRMPQIGITESVDALRAALRDADALLVLDAAKPAGVVTRTDLLAHLAKDA; this is translated from the coding sequence ATGCACTACGCCGAGTCCGTCCTCGAGACGATCGGGAACACCCCGCTCGTGCGCCTCTCGAAGGTCACCGAGGGCATCGCCGCGACCGTGCTCGCGAAGGTCGAGTTCCTGAACCCCGGCGGCTCGGTCAAGGACCGCATCGCGCAGGCGATGATCGAGGACGCCGAGGCGAAGGGCCTGCTGCGCCCCGGCGGCACGATCGTCGAGCCGACGAGCGGCAACACCGGCGTCGGCCTCGCGCTCGTCGCGCAGCAGAAGGGCTACCGCTGCGTCTTCGTGTGCCCCGACAAGGTCGCCGAGGACAAGCGCGCGACGCTGCGCGCCTACGGCGCAAAGGTCGTCGTGACGCCGACCTCGGTCGCGCCAGACAGCCCCGAGTCGTACTACGGCGTCGCGAACCGCCTCACCGACGAGATCGAGGGCGCCTTCCAGCCCAACCAGTTCTTCAACCCCGCCGCGCCGGCCGCGCACGAGGCCTCCACCGGCCCCGAGATCTGGCGCGACACCGACGGCCGCGTCACGCACTTCGTCACCGGCGTCGGCACGGGCGGCACGATCACCGGCACCGCTCGCTTCCTCAAGCGCGCCTCCGACGGCGCCGTCCGCATCATCGGGGCCGACCCCGAGGGCTCGATCTACTCCGGCGGCACCGGCCGCCCCTACCTCGTCGAGGGCGTGGGCGAGGACATGTGGCCCGGCAACTACGACCCGAGCGTCGTCGACGAGGTGATCGCGATCGGCGACGCCGAGTCGTTCGCGATGGCCCGCCGACTGGCCCGCGAGGAGGGCCTCCTCGCCGGCGGCTCGAGCGGCATGGCGGTCGCGGCTGCACTGCGCGTCGCGCGCGGGCTCCCCGCCGATGCGGTCGTCGTCGTGCTGCTGCCCGACTCCGGCCGCGGCTACCTGCAGAAGCTCTACTCCGACTCCTGGATGCGGTCCCACGGCTTCGCAGACGCGGACACCGGGCCGACGGTGCGCGACGTGCTCGCCGGCATGGGCGCCGAGCCGTCCGTCCTCGCGCACGTGCGCCCGAGCGACACCGTGCGCGCCGCGATCGAGCGGATGCGCGAGCTCGGCGTGCACCAGCTGCCCGTGCTCCGCGCGGCGCCGCCCGTCGTGCTCGGCGAGGTCGCGGGCGCCGTCGACGAGCGCGCGCTCCTCGACGCGGTCGTCGCCGAGCGCGCGAGCCTCGCCGACCCCGTGGGGGAGCACCTCGGCCCGCGGATGCCGCAGATCGGCATCACGGAATCGGTGGATGCGCTCCGCGCGGCACTGCGGGACGCCGACGCCCTCCTCGTGCTCGACGCCGCGAAGCCCGCAGGCGTCGTCACCCGCACCGACCTGCTCGCCCACCTCGCGAAGGACGCCTGA
- the rplL gene encoding 50S ribosomal protein L7/L12 — translation MAKLSTDELLEQFKELTLIELSEFVKAFEETFEVTAAAPVAVAAAPAAGGAGAEEEAEEKDSFDVVLEAAGSAKIQVIKVVRALTSLGLGEAKALVDGAPANVLEGAKKEDAEKAKADLEEAGATVTLK, via the coding sequence ATGGCAAAGCTGTCGACTGACGAGCTGCTCGAGCAGTTCAAGGAGCTCACCCTCATCGAGCTCAGCGAGTTCGTGAAGGCCTTCGAGGAGACCTTCGAGGTCACCGCTGCGGCTCCGGTCGCGGTCGCCGCGGCCCCCGCCGCGGGTGGCGCTGGCGCCGAGGAGGAGGCCGAGGAGAAGGATTCCTTCGACGTCGTCCTCGAGGCTGCCGGCTCGGCCAAGATCCAGGTCATCAAGGTCGTCCGTGCGCTCACGTCGCTCGGCCTCGGCGAGGCCAAGGCGCTCGTCGACGGTGCTCCCGCCAACGTGCTCGAGGGCGCGAAGAAGGAGGACGCCGAGAAGGCGAAGGCCGACCTCGAGGAGGCCGGCGCGACGGTGACGCTCAAGTAG